From one Streptomyces sp. Q6 genomic stretch:
- a CDS encoding VOC family protein, whose protein sequence is MNTPQNPREPLVWPTLQATDAPALIDFLVGTVGFLRTAVYEDGDRVAHAQLDWPEGGGVMLGSHDPDAPPQKWCQKPGTFGCYVVTDRVDELYARLVDAGVKIFREIEDQPYGSREFALTDPEGNHWSFGTYRGEPRP, encoded by the coding sequence ATGAACACCCCACAGAACCCCCGCGAACCCCTGGTCTGGCCGACCCTCCAGGCCACCGACGCCCCGGCCCTGATCGACTTCCTCGTCGGCACGGTCGGCTTCCTGCGCACGGCCGTCTACGAGGACGGCGACCGCGTCGCCCACGCCCAGCTCGACTGGCCCGAGGGCGGCGGCGTGATGCTCGGCTCCCACGACCCGGACGCCCCGCCGCAGAAGTGGTGCCAGAAGCCGGGCACGTTCGGCTGCTACGTCGTCACGGACCGCGTCGACGAGCTGTACGCGCGTCTCGTCGACGCCGGCGTCAAGATCTTCCGCGAGATCGAGGACCAGCCGTACGGCAGCCGCGAGTTCGCCCTCACGGATCCGGAGGGCAACCACTGGTCGTTCGGCACGTACCGGGGTGAGCCCCGGCCTTGA
- the glgX gene encoding glycogen debranching protein GlgX codes for MSSAPEQEAVQTGTSGGVPARTGQGNGRAAATAASARDRERERERTPPVGPVWPGAPMPLGARFRVGPDGVAGTNFALWAGGAQSVELCLFDEEDRERRTPLAELTHEIWHGFVPGVLPGQRYGFRVHGRWDPWTGARWNPAKLLLDPYARAVDGEFRLPPEVYGHVRDWPEQHVADTVRDGRDSAPYVPKGVVVHDDAPDDEWADDRRPKTPWADSVIYELHVRGFTRQHPGIPEELRGTYAGLAHPAAIEHLVKLGVTAVELLPVHQFAHEDHLLRRGLKNYWGYNSIGYFAPHAAYAASGTAGQQVGEFKRMVRALHDAGIEVILDVVYNHTAEAGELGPMLSLKGIDNRGYYRLADDPRRYADYTGCGNTLHVVQPHVLRLITDSLRYWVTEMGVDGFRFDLAAALARSMHDVDMLSPFLAVIAQDPVLRRVKLIAEPWDVGSGGYQVGAFPPLWTEWNDRYRNAVRDFWRGALPDVRDLGYRLSGSSDLYAWGGRRPYASVNFITAHDGFTLRDLVSYERKHNEANGEGNRDGSNDNRSWNCGVEGETPDEGVLALRRRQLRNLLTTLLLSTGVPMLVAGDEFGRTQRGSNNAYCQDNEISWVDWGLLDDPGWRALFDLTSRLIALRHAHPVLRRRAFFSGRAHSADGLRDLAWFTSRGTEMTERDWYAPAATLGMYLSGRDIPGRDALGAPIEDDSFLAVLHAGDRAESFVLPGDPWARSYEVVVDTADEEQSGAPGIVHRAGTVMTVGARSVVLLRVSE; via the coding sequence GTGTCGAGCGCACCCGAGCAGGAGGCAGTGCAGACCGGCACGTCAGGGGGCGTGCCGGCCCGCACGGGGCAGGGCAACGGCCGGGCGGCGGCGACCGCCGCGTCGGCACGGGACCGGGAACGGGAACGGGAACGCACTCCCCCGGTCGGGCCGGTGTGGCCCGGCGCGCCGATGCCACTGGGTGCCCGCTTCCGGGTCGGCCCGGACGGCGTCGCGGGCACCAACTTCGCCCTGTGGGCCGGGGGCGCGCAGTCGGTCGAGCTGTGCCTGTTCGACGAGGAGGACCGTGAACGGCGCACCCCGCTGGCCGAGTTGACGCACGAGATCTGGCACGGCTTCGTGCCGGGCGTCCTGCCCGGACAGCGGTACGGGTTCCGGGTGCACGGCCGCTGGGACCCGTGGACCGGCGCCCGCTGGAACCCGGCGAAGCTGCTCCTCGACCCGTACGCGCGCGCCGTCGACGGCGAGTTCCGGCTGCCGCCGGAGGTCTACGGCCACGTACGGGACTGGCCCGAGCAGCACGTGGCGGACACGGTGCGCGACGGCCGGGACTCGGCCCCGTACGTCCCGAAGGGCGTCGTGGTCCACGACGACGCGCCGGACGACGAGTGGGCGGACGACCGCAGGCCGAAGACACCGTGGGCGGACTCCGTCATCTACGAACTGCACGTACGCGGCTTCACCCGCCAACACCCGGGCATACCCGAGGAGTTGCGCGGCACATACGCGGGCCTGGCGCATCCGGCAGCGATCGAGCACCTGGTGAAACTGGGCGTGACGGCGGTGGAGCTGCTGCCCGTGCACCAGTTCGCGCACGAGGACCATCTGCTGCGCCGCGGCCTGAAGAACTACTGGGGCTACAACTCCATCGGCTACTTCGCCCCGCACGCGGCGTACGCGGCGTCGGGCACCGCCGGCCAGCAGGTCGGCGAGTTCAAGCGGATGGTGCGGGCCCTGCACGACGCGGGCATCGAGGTCATCCTCGACGTGGTCTACAACCACACGGCGGAGGCCGGCGAGCTGGGCCCGATGCTGTCGCTCAAGGGCATCGACAACCGCGGCTACTACCGGCTCGCGGACGATCCACGCAGGTACGCCGACTACACGGGCTGCGGCAACACCCTGCACGTGGTGCAGCCGCACGTACTCCGGCTCATCACGGATTCGCTCAGGTACTGGGTCACCGAGATGGGCGTCGACGGCTTCCGCTTCGACCTCGCCGCCGCCCTGGCCCGCTCGATGCACGACGTCGACATGCTGTCGCCGTTCCTCGCGGTCATCGCGCAGGACCCGGTGCTGCGCCGCGTGAAACTCATCGCGGAACCGTGGGACGTCGGCTCCGGGGGCTACCAGGTGGGCGCGTTCCCCCCGCTGTGGACGGAGTGGAACGACCGGTACAGGAACGCGGTCCGGGACTTCTGGCGGGGCGCGCTCCCGGACGTACGGGACCTGGGATACCGGCTTTCGGGGTCGAGTGACCTGTACGCGTGGGGCGGCCGCCGCCCCTACGCCTCCGTCAACTTCATCACCGCGCACGACGGATTCACCCTGCGCGACCTGGTCAGTTACGAACGCAAGCACAACGAGGCGAACGGCGAGGGCAACCGCGACGGCTCCAACGACAACCGGTCCTGGAACTGCGGCGTCGAGGGCGAGACGCCGGACGAGGGCGTTCTCGCCCTGCGCAGGCGGCAGTTGAGGAACCTGCTCACGACCCTCCTGCTGTCGACCGGCGTCCCGATGCTGGTCGCGGGCGACGAGTTCGGGCGCACGCAGCGCGGCAGCAACAACGCCTACTGCCAGGACAACGAGATCAGCTGGGTCGACTGGGGGCTCCTCGACGACCCGGGCTGGCGGGCCCTGTTCGACCTCACCTCCCGTCTGATCGCCCTGCGTCACGCGCACCCCGTGCTGCGCCGCCGCGCGTTCTTCTCGGGCCGCGCGCACTCGGCGGACGGCCTGCGCGACCTGGCCTGGTTCACGTCACGCGGTACGGAGATGACGGAGCGGGACTGGTACGCGCCGGCGGCGACGCTCGGCATGTACCTCTCGGGCCGGGACATTCCCGGCCGGGACGCCCTCGGCGCCCCCATCGAGGACGACAGCTTCCTGGCGGTGCTGCATGCCGGGGACCGGGCGGAGAGTTTCGTGCTGCCGGGCGATCCGTGGGCACGGTCGTACGAGGTGGTCGTGGACACGGCCGACGAGGAGCAGTCCGGCGCGCCCGGGATCGTCCATCGGGCGGGAACGGTGATGACGGTGGGCGCGCGGTCGGTGGTGCTGCTGCGGGTGAGCGAGTAG
- a CDS encoding L,D-transpeptidase: MRTAVRRARRAGATLAAVLTWAGLVGGLAGCDSGEVFGKPRSPEDLIRVTPDDASKDVKTDGGLQVKVPEGRLESVKVVRIQDAQEEKVPGRLDQDGSRWRPSGPDGERLALAAKYVVDAVAVDDAGRRMARHTTFTTFVPDERFIGYVTPENRSTVGTGMIVKLEFNREIENRAAVEKAVRVTAKPAVEVAPHWFGNTRLDFRPKEYWKPGTKVTVDLKLRDVEAAPGVYGLQYKSFTFTVGRSQVSLVDAASHTMEVRRDGELVDTLPITAGAPRSTTYNGKMVVSELLEVTRMNSRTVGFGGEYDIPDVPHAIRLTDSGTFLHGNYWSGGVFGSSNVSHGCVGLRDVKGGSSQTPAGWFFDRTLIGDVVEVKNSADKKVAPDNGLGGWNMGWKEWTAGAAG; encoded by the coding sequence GTGAGAACAGCTGTGAGGCGCGCGAGGCGCGCAGGGGCGACACTGGCCGCCGTACTGACATGGGCAGGACTGGTCGGCGGGCTCGCCGGATGCGACTCGGGCGAGGTGTTCGGCAAGCCGCGCTCGCCGGAGGACCTGATCCGGGTCACCCCGGACGACGCGAGCAAGGACGTGAAGACGGACGGCGGGCTTCAAGTCAAGGTGCCCGAGGGCCGGTTGGAGTCGGTGAAGGTCGTCAGGATCCAGGACGCGCAGGAGGAGAAGGTCCCCGGCCGGCTCGACCAGGACGGCAGCCGCTGGCGGCCGAGCGGGCCCGACGGCGAGCGGCTCGCGCTCGCCGCGAAGTACGTCGTCGACGCGGTCGCCGTGGACGACGCGGGCCGCCGCATGGCCCGGCACACCACCTTCACCACGTTCGTCCCCGACGAGCGTTTCATCGGCTACGTGACGCCGGAGAACCGTTCCACGGTCGGCACCGGCATGATCGTGAAGCTGGAGTTCAACCGGGAGATCGAGAACCGCGCCGCGGTCGAGAAGGCCGTACGGGTCACCGCGAAGCCCGCCGTCGAGGTCGCCCCGCACTGGTTCGGGAACACCCGACTCGACTTCCGGCCCAAGGAGTACTGGAAGCCCGGCACCAAGGTCACCGTGGACCTGAAGCTGCGCGACGTGGAGGCGGCGCCCGGCGTCTACGGCCTCCAGTACAAGTCGTTCACGTTCACCGTGGGCCGCAGCCAGGTCAGTCTCGTCGACGCCGCGTCGCACACCATGGAGGTCCGCAGGGACGGCGAGCTCGTCGACACCCTGCCGATCACGGCGGGGGCGCCGCGCTCGACCACGTACAACGGGAAGATGGTCGTCTCCGAGCTGCTCGAGGTCACCCGCATGAACAGCCGCACCGTCGGCTTCGGCGGCGAGTACGACATCCCGGACGTGCCGCACGCGATCCGGCTCACCGACTCCGGCACGTTCCTGCACGGCAACTACTGGTCGGGCGGCGTCTTCGGCAGCTCCAACGTCAGCCACGGCTGTGTCGGCCTGCGTGATGTGAAGGGCGGCAGTTCGCAGACCCCCGCCGGCTGGTTCTTCGACCGCACGCTGATCGGCGATGTCGTCGAGGTGAAGAACAGCGCTGACAAGAAAGTGGCTCCTGACAACGGGCTCGGCGGCTGGAACATGGGATGGAAGGAGTGGACGGCCGGCGCCGCGGGCTAG
- a CDS encoding L,D-transpeptidase, with protein MNGRRPISAALLGAALLLVTACGGGGGSDAGDDGKGDSGKASSAAEANKPSAAVVTVAPKNGADDVATSGALKVTASKGKLTEVEVADAKGRAVDGKIAGDGASWTPSQHLAASTTYKIHAVAKDKDGRESAKDTSFTTLTPKNTFIGTFTPEDGSKVGVGMPFSVRFTRGITHPDDVEKAITVTTEPSVPVEGHWFGNDRIDFRPEEYWAAGTEVTVKLNLDGVEGRPGVYGKQVRTVKFTIGRSQVSTVDVKKKRMTVERDGKVIKKIPVTTGKPGYDTWNGQMVISEKLKVTRMNGETVGYGGEYDIKDVPHAMRLTNSGTFIHGNYWGGDAFGNYNASHGCVGLRDVRGGYDGQVPAAWFFNQSMIGDVVVVKNSHDKTVAPDNGFNGWNMSWADWKK; from the coding sequence TTGAACGGGCGACGACCCATATCGGCGGCTCTGCTGGGGGCGGCACTGCTGCTGGTCACCGCGTGCGGTGGCGGGGGCGGTTCGGACGCGGGAGACGACGGCAAGGGCGATTCCGGCAAGGCGTCGAGCGCGGCGGAGGCGAACAAGCCGTCGGCGGCCGTCGTCACCGTCGCGCCGAAGAACGGCGCGGACGACGTCGCGACCAGCGGAGCTCTCAAAGTCACCGCGTCCAAGGGCAAGTTGACCGAGGTCGAGGTGGCCGACGCCAAGGGCAGGGCGGTCGACGGGAAGATCGCCGGGGACGGCGCGAGCTGGACGCCGTCGCAGCACCTGGCCGCGTCCACCACGTACAAGATCCACGCGGTGGCGAAGGACAAGGACGGTCGCGAGTCGGCCAAGGACACGTCCTTCACCACGCTCACCCCGAAGAACACCTTCATCGGTACGTTCACGCCGGAGGACGGCTCGAAGGTCGGCGTCGGCATGCCGTTCTCGGTCCGCTTCACCCGCGGTATCACGCACCCCGACGACGTCGAGAAGGCCATCACGGTCACGACCGAGCCGTCCGTCCCGGTGGAGGGCCACTGGTTCGGCAACGACCGGATCGACTTCCGGCCCGAGGAGTACTGGGCCGCGGGCACCGAGGTCACCGTCAAGCTGAACCTCGACGGCGTCGAGGGCCGCCCCGGCGTCTACGGCAAGCAGGTCCGCACCGTGAAGTTCACGATCGGCCGCAGCCAGGTCTCCACGGTCGACGTGAAGAAGAAGCGGATGACGGTCGAGCGGGACGGCAAGGTCATCAAGAAGATCCCCGTGACGACCGGCAAGCCCGGCTACGACACCTGGAACGGCCAGATGGTCATCAGCGAGAAGCTCAAGGTGACCCGGATGAACGGCGAGACGGTCGGCTACGGCGGCGAGTACGACATCAAGGACGTCCCGCACGCCATGCGCCTGACCAACTCCGGCACGTTCATCCACGGCAACTACTGGGGCGGCGACGCCTTCGGCAACTACAACGCCAGCCACGGCTGTGTGGGCCTGCGCGACGTCCGCGGCGGCTACGACGGCCAGGTCCCGGCGGCGTGGTTCTTCAACCAGTCGATGATCGGCGACGTGGTCGTCGTCAAGAACTCACACGACAAGACGGTGGCCCCGGACAACGGGTTCAACGGCTGGAACATGTCGTGGGCGGACTGGAAGAAGTAG
- a CDS encoding enoyl-CoA hydratase/isomerase family protein: protein MTVHLEVADGVGTLRLDRPPMNALDVATQDRIKELAEEATARDDIRAVVVRGSEKVFAAGADIKEMQAMDHAAMVVRSRALQDSFTAVARIPKPVVAAITGYALGGGCELALCADYRIAGENAKLGQPEILLGLIPGAGGTQRLSRLVGPSRAKDLIFTGRQVKADEALAIGLVDRVVPADEVFDTAHAYAARLAQGPAIALRAAKESIDAGLETDLETGLALERTWFAGLFATQDRETGMRSFVEEGPGKAKFA, encoded by the coding sequence ATGACCGTTCACCTCGAAGTAGCCGACGGCGTCGGAACCCTCCGCCTCGACCGCCCCCCGATGAACGCCCTGGACGTCGCGACCCAGGACCGCATCAAGGAACTCGCCGAGGAGGCCACGGCCCGGGACGACATCCGGGCCGTGGTCGTCCGTGGCAGCGAGAAGGTGTTCGCGGCCGGCGCGGACATCAAGGAGATGCAGGCCATGGACCACGCGGCCATGGTCGTGCGGTCCCGCGCGCTCCAGGACTCGTTCACCGCCGTGGCCCGCATCCCCAAGCCTGTCGTCGCCGCGATCACCGGCTACGCGCTGGGCGGCGGCTGCGAGCTGGCGCTCTGCGCCGACTACCGGATCGCGGGCGAGAACGCCAAGCTGGGCCAGCCGGAGATCCTGCTCGGCCTCATCCCGGGCGCCGGCGGCACCCAGCGTCTGTCCCGCCTCGTCGGCCCGTCCAGGGCCAAGGACCTGATCTTCACGGGCCGCCAGGTGAAGGCCGACGAGGCCCTGGCCATCGGCCTGGTCGACCGCGTCGTCCCGGCGGACGAGGTCTTCGACACCGCGCACGCCTACGCGGCCCGGCTCGCCCAGGGTCCGGCGATCGCCCTGCGCGCCGCGAAGGAGTCGATCGACGCGGGTCTGGAGACCGACCTGGAGACCGGGCTCGCCCTCGAACGCACCTGGTTCGCGGGACTGTTCGCGACCCAGGACCGGGAGACCGGTATGCGTAGCTTCGTGGAGGAAGGTCCGGGCAAGGCGAAGTTCGCCTGA
- a CDS encoding ATP-binding protein, producing the protein MAGLEGVEQPRRHGGATAARWSPAVEDEHALRALELFGNPTEAEVRLPSRPESAATARRLAQVVVLRHWGLSPKMTEDAVLLVSELVGNAVRHTGARVFGLRMLRRRGWVRVEVRDPSRGLPCLMPVQPFDISGRGLFLVDKLSDRWGVDLLPRGKTTWFEMRVADR; encoded by the coding sequence ATGGCGGGGCTTGAGGGTGTCGAACAACCACGGCGGCACGGCGGTGCGACCGCCGCGCGCTGGTCTCCCGCGGTCGAGGACGAACACGCCCTGAGGGCACTGGAGTTGTTCGGAAATCCGACCGAGGCGGAGGTGCGGCTCCCGTCGCGCCCCGAGTCGGCGGCGACCGCTCGCCGCCTCGCCCAGGTCGTCGTCCTGCGGCACTGGGGGCTCTCCCCGAAGATGACCGAGGACGCCGTCCTGCTCGTCTCCGAACTCGTCGGCAACGCCGTGCGGCACACCGGCGCCCGCGTCTTCGGCCTGCGCATGCTGCGCCGCCGCGGCTGGGTCCGGGTCGAGGTGCGCGATCCCTCGCGCGGACTGCCCTGTCTGATGCCGGTGCAGCCGTTCGACATATCGGGCCGCGGCCTCTTCCTCGTCGACAAGCTCTCCGACCGCTGGGGCGTGGACCTGCTGCCGCGCGGCAAGACGACCTGGTTCGAGATGCGGGTCGCCGACCGCTGA
- a CDS encoding polysaccharide deacetylase family protein gives MGRVTKAEPLRRRSALRVGAGLTAGLTAALATGCASAERTPTPAPTASPARSARPARAAPGPHRFPGQPAQIDHGPRTAPRVALTFHGQGDPAIAYALLKEAERAHAHVTVLAVGTWLDEHPAVARRVLDGGHDLGNHTLHHRDINAMSEAEASAEITGCAQRIRRLTGSIGTWFRPSRAQSASPLVARLAQRAGYPHVLSYDVDSLDFTSPGASAVVDTVASAVRPGSVVSLHFGYQDTVAALPALLDHLDRRGLSAVTCTELLS, from the coding sequence ATGGGGCGGGTGACCAAGGCAGAACCGCTGCGACGCCGCTCGGCCCTGCGCGTCGGAGCCGGCCTCACCGCCGGCCTCACCGCCGCACTCGCCACCGGCTGCGCCTCCGCCGAACGGACCCCGACGCCCGCCCCCACGGCCTCCCCGGCCCGCTCCGCCCGCCCCGCACGCGCCGCCCCCGGACCGCACCGCTTCCCCGGACAGCCCGCCCAGATCGACCACGGCCCGCGCACCGCCCCGCGCGTCGCCCTCACGTTCCACGGGCAGGGCGACCCCGCCATCGCGTACGCACTCCTGAAGGAGGCCGAGCGGGCCCACGCCCACGTCACCGTGCTCGCCGTCGGCACCTGGCTCGACGAACACCCGGCCGTCGCCCGGCGCGTCCTCGACGGCGGCCACGACCTCGGCAACCACACCCTGCACCACCGCGACATCAACGCCATGTCCGAGGCCGAGGCGTCCGCCGAGATCACCGGCTGCGCCCAGCGCATCCGCCGGCTCACCGGCTCCATCGGCACCTGGTTCCGGCCCTCGCGCGCCCAGAGCGCGTCCCCGCTCGTCGCCCGCCTCGCCCAGCGGGCCGGTTACCCGCACGTCCTCTCGTACGACGTGGACTCGCTGGACTTCACCTCGCCGGGCGCGAGCGCCGTCGTCGACACCGTCGCCTCGGCCGTGCGCCCCGGCTCCGTCGTCAGCCTGCACTTCGGCTACCAGGACACCGTCGCCGCGCTGCCCGCCCTCCTGGACCACCTCGACCGCCGCGGCCTGTCCGCCGTGACCTGCACGGAGCTGCTCTCATGA
- a CDS encoding YncE family protein has translation MKLTRRTGALLAAATAVLAALTGCGTENAADRGSQGAVKPVKPAVPKQTVNGLPGMPPVLNPKDVYAADRPNKLSPVVKDFPSRVYVPNTESDTVSVIDPKTFEIIETIKVGRQPQHVVPSWDMKTLWVNNNRGNTLTPIDPRTGEAGKPVDVHDPYNLYFTPDGKNAVVMASLDRELVFRDPHTMKIKHTEPVSCYGVNHADFSLDGRYFIVSCEFSGELLKVDTAKMKVIGQQRLPFDGAMPQDVKMSPDGKKFYVADMMADGMWVLDGDTFSKPTLLPTGKGTHGLYVSRDSKEMYVSNRGEGTVSVFDFAQDRLTKKWKLPQGGSPDMGGVSADGNTLWLSGRYDAEVYAIDTRTGAQVARIPVGSGPHGLAVYPQPGRYSLGHTGIFR, from the coding sequence ATGAAACTCACCCGCCGCACCGGCGCCCTGCTCGCCGCCGCCACCGCCGTCCTCGCCGCGCTCACCGGCTGCGGCACCGAGAACGCCGCCGACCGAGGCAGCCAGGGCGCCGTCAAGCCGGTCAAGCCCGCCGTGCCGAAGCAGACCGTGAACGGGCTGCCCGGCATGCCGCCCGTCCTCAACCCGAAGGACGTGTACGCCGCCGACCGGCCGAACAAGCTCTCCCCGGTCGTCAAGGACTTCCCGTCGCGGGTCTACGTCCCCAACACCGAGTCCGACACGGTCTCCGTCATCGACCCCAAGACGTTCGAGATCATCGAGACGATCAAGGTCGGCCGGCAGCCGCAGCACGTCGTCCCCTCCTGGGACATGAAGACGCTGTGGGTCAACAACAACCGCGGGAACACGCTCACCCCCATCGACCCGAGGACCGGCGAGGCGGGCAAGCCGGTCGACGTGCACGACCCGTACAACCTCTACTTCACGCCCGACGGCAAGAACGCCGTCGTCATGGCCTCGCTCGACCGCGAACTGGTCTTCCGCGACCCGCACACCATGAAGATCAAGCACACCGAACCCGTCAGCTGCTACGGCGTCAACCACGCCGACTTCTCCCTCGACGGCCGCTACTTCATCGTCAGCTGCGAGTTCAGCGGCGAACTGCTCAAGGTCGACACGGCGAAGATGAAGGTCATCGGGCAGCAGAGGCTGCCCTTCGACGGCGCGATGCCGCAGGACGTGAAGATGTCGCCCGACGGCAAGAAGTTCTACGTCGCCGACATGATGGCCGACGGCATGTGGGTCCTGGACGGCGACACCTTCTCCAAGCCGACCCTGCTGCCCACCGGCAAGGGCACCCACGGCCTGTACGTCAGCCGCGACTCGAAGGAGATGTACGTCTCCAACCGGGGCGAGGGCACCGTCTCCGTCTTCGACTTCGCGCAGGACAGGCTCACGAAGAAGTGGAAGCTCCCGCAGGGCGGCAGCCCCGACATGGGCGGCGTCTCCGCGGACGGCAACACCCTCTGGCTGTCCGGCCGTTACGACGCCGAGGTGTACGCCATCGACACCCGTACGGGCGCCCAGGTGGCCCGGATCCCGGTCGGCTCGGGGCCGCACGGCCTCGCGGTCTACCCGCAGCCGGGCCGCTACTCCCTCGGCCACACCGGGATCTTCCGCTAG
- a CDS encoding MerR family transcriptional regulator: protein MIDDSTRLLTIGQLARRTGLTVRTIRFWSDEGVLHPVTRSDGGYRLYDAASVARLELIRTLRELGLGLDDVRTVLAGDADIAAVAAAHVAALDAQIRSLRLSRAVLSTVAKRGSSTEEMALMNKLARLSAGERKHIIDDFMEQTFGGLDAADPDIRNRMRVMVPDLPDDPTSEQVDAWVELAELMQDPDFRAHMRGMIEFNAADRGPDVTPGSSLWFMSRLVHLAGEARKRGVAPESPEAGEILRGLVGTADLGEVLERMEAAANEDVARFRDLVSRVRGLETLPRHEAEFAWVLAALRCRTAG from the coding sequence ATGATCGACGACAGCACGCGGCTGCTCACGATCGGCCAGTTGGCCCGCCGCACCGGTCTCACGGTGCGCACCATCCGCTTCTGGTCCGACGAGGGCGTCCTGCACCCCGTGACCCGCAGCGACGGCGGCTACCGACTGTACGACGCCGCGTCCGTGGCCCGTCTCGAACTGATCCGCACGCTGCGGGAGCTCGGCCTCGGCCTCGACGACGTACGCACGGTGCTGGCCGGGGACGCGGACATCGCCGCCGTCGCCGCCGCCCACGTGGCGGCGCTCGACGCGCAGATCCGTTCGCTGCGGCTGAGCCGGGCTGTCCTGTCGACCGTCGCGAAACGTGGTTCGAGCACCGAGGAGATGGCCCTGATGAACAAACTGGCACGACTGAGCGCCGGCGAACGCAAGCACATCATCGACGACTTCATGGAGCAGACCTTCGGCGGTCTCGACGCCGCCGACCCCGACATCCGCAACCGGATGCGGGTCATGGTCCCCGATCTGCCGGACGACCCGACATCCGAGCAGGTCGACGCCTGGGTCGAACTGGCCGAGCTGATGCAGGACCCGGACTTCAGGGCCCATATGCGCGGCATGATCGAGTTCAACGCGGCGGACCGCGGCCCCGACGTGACGCCCGGCAGCTCGCTGTGGTTCATGAGCCGCCTGGTGCACCTGGCCGGCGAGGCCCGCAAGCGCGGCGTCGCCCCCGAGTCGCCGGAGGCGGGCGAGATCCTGCGCGGCCTGGTGGGCACCGCTGACCTGGGCGAGGTCCTGGAGCGGATGGAGGCGGCCGCCAACGAGGACGTGGCCCGGTTCCGTGATCTGGTCTCCCGCGTCCGCGGCCTGGAGACGCTGCCCCGGCACGAGGCGGAGTTCGCCTGGGTACTCGCTGCACTGCGGTGCCGGACGGCCGGATAA
- a CDS encoding EF-hand domain-containing protein: MADIEEARKAFERFDADGDGFITAAEYKSAMAQMGDFNVTESVAEVLIARQDANGDKLLSFDEFWANLSKA, encoded by the coding sequence GTGGCGGACATCGAGGAAGCACGCAAGGCGTTCGAGCGGTTCGACGCGGACGGTGACGGCTTCATCACGGCGGCCGAGTACAAGAGCGCCATGGCGCAGATGGGCGACTTCAACGTCACGGAGTCGGTGGCCGAGGTCCTCATCGCCCGCCAGGACGCCAACGGCGACAAGCTGCTGTCCTTCGACGAGTTCTGGGCCAACCTGAGCAAGGCCTGA
- a CDS encoding AraC family transcriptional regulator, with protein MDVLSDAIAAMRLGRPHSALRDKFAPWGSRFDAYDGAGFHVLLRGSAWLLPEADEERAVALGPGDVVFLAHGRGHTVVSELGAEVEEFRLEPDGSWPAPAPRPRVGPTPDTVMLCGAYLLDRARAHPLLDELPDVVHLPAHVGAHRSLRAAVELLGEELDGPRPGSDTIVSALLDTLLLYILRAWWLGRDDAGAHASGWSAALTEPPLAAALRAMHADPAHPWTVAELAGLGGLSRAAFARRFGAEVGMPPLAYLTWWRMTVAGRQLREEDVPLRVVAERAGYASEFAFAKAFKREFGVAPGRYRRAS; from the coding sequence ATGGACGTACTCAGCGACGCGATCGCCGCGATGCGGCTCGGGCGGCCGCACTCGGCGCTCCGGGACAAGTTCGCCCCGTGGGGCAGCCGGTTCGACGCCTATGACGGCGCCGGGTTCCATGTGCTGCTGCGCGGCTCGGCGTGGCTGCTGCCGGAGGCGGACGAGGAGCGGGCCGTGGCGCTCGGCCCCGGTGACGTGGTGTTCCTCGCGCACGGGCGCGGGCACACGGTGGTGAGCGAACTGGGCGCGGAGGTCGAGGAGTTCAGGCTCGAACCGGACGGCAGCTGGCCCGCGCCCGCGCCCCGGCCGCGCGTCGGCCCGACGCCCGACACGGTGATGCTGTGCGGCGCGTACCTCCTGGACCGGGCGCGGGCGCATCCGCTGCTGGACGAGTTGCCGGACGTGGTGCATCTGCCGGCGCACGTGGGCGCGCACCGGTCGCTGCGGGCGGCGGTCGAACTGCTCGGCGAGGAGCTGGACGGGCCGCGCCCCGGTTCGGACACGATCGTCTCGGCGCTCCTCGACACGCTGTTGCTGTACATCCTGCGGGCCTGGTGGCTGGGCCGGGACGACGCGGGTGCGCACGCCTCCGGCTGGTCGGCGGCGCTCACCGAGCCGCCGCTGGCCGCCGCGTTGCGGGCGATGCACGCGGATCCGGCACACCCGTGGACGGTGGCGGAGCTCGCGGGTCTGGGCGGTCTGTCGCGGGCGGCGTTCGCGCGGCGGTTCGGCGCGGAGGTGGGCATGCCGCCGCTGGCGTATCTGACGTGGTGGCGGATGACGGTGGCGGGGCGGCAGCTGCGCGAGGAGGACGTGCCGCTGCGCGTGGTGGCCGAACGGGCGGGCTACGCCTCGGAGTTCGCGTTCGCCAAGGCGTTCAAGCGGGAGTTCGGGGTGGCTCCGGGCCGGTACCGGAGGGCTTCTTGA